The segment atgtttgggAAGCTTTGGCCAATGCAGCAGGTTTAGACAGCGTCTGCTTGACAGATTCAAGGCCAGGGAGACCATTCTCAACATGCTTGGTGGGCTTGCCGGTGAATGAATGGCCAACTCCAAAAAATACTCCTATAAAGATTTCACGGGTCATTTCAAATCCTGTGAATGAGTGGTGTCTTTGGACACAGTTCCTCCCTGTGGCTCCTTTTGAACTTGAGGAACTGGAAATTCTTGGATcaacaaaaatgaatttttgtataaaatttGAACTTCCGGAGGtgacacaaacaaaaaataagacAATCTATGTCACTCCAAATCATCCTTTTTATAGAAATGCATCTGTTTGGTGCAAATGCACCAAGGTGACAACCAAAGCATCATTCCAGGTTCCAGCACAATTACCACAGGGaatctttttcatttgtggGGACAGAATTTGACCTGGTATCCCTGCAAATGTCAAAGGTGGTCCATGCAGCATTGGGAGGATTTCATTGCTAACACCCAATTTGAGAATTTTGAAAGAGCAAACACATAAGGAGAAAAGATCAGTGGAACAATATAGTCCAAATTGTGATGATGATGTGCACACATGGGGACAAGGCTCGGAGAATTGCAGTTGCAATTTTCTCACCCCAGACAGCATCAGGGGTGGCCTTGACTCAACTGAATCATATGGGTTGCTGGCTGAGCAAGCATGCTCGAGCTGTTTCTCTTACACTGAGTGACATGTTAACAGACATCAACAGTGTGAGACGAGCAACCCTCCGAAACAGGGAAGCAATTGACTATCAACTGCTGGTGCATAGACACGAGTGTGAAGAATTTGAAGGGATGTGCTGCATGAACATTTCAGACCATTCAAAATCGATTCATGAAAACATCAAAAGGGTACAAGAAAGCATTAACAAGCTTGGGGAAGTCACTAGATCCTGGATGGATGATGTGGTTGGATTTTTTAACCTTTCACTATTGTGGAAGGAGCTTTTAAAGATAGGTTGTTACATTTTGATAGGGCTTGTGGTTCTTCTGCTCATTTTACCATGCATCTTCTAGTGCATGCGGTGGGCCATGAACAAAGTTGCAAAAGAGGTGTTTTTGGTGCAAAGAGAGGGGGGAgatgtcaggacccaggacacacctctggctgtccaggacaccaggacccctgctaggggtctcagagaccctgtcacagagcccaagacacctgtggttttgattatgacccatggagcaaattaccaaccttatatgaagatcagcaagccacaacagtttaggtagaataatagtgaaattatcacgggctggaaaagaagattttgggttttttggtatgggggttcaggaggcaagatggaggaatctgggtgtgtccagcctttctccttcttcttcttggcctccatcttctgcgtgatgttggcacttggggattggtttagaatagaggtgcactgtctaacatgggtgataggtattggaaagtaaaagtaaatatgatagACGTgatttgtagtataaaagacGACGCAGCCTTGGGGATGGGCggagagtgcctggaactgtcttgctgagctgacctcggcagggcagtGTTGTATTAAACATGTTTACAACAATACTAAACATGTTTACAACAATACTTATACATTACAGTAATATATTATACGACAATACTTATACATATACAGTAATATATTATACCAGTTACATTACACCAGCATCTATCTCTATTTGTCGAGGCAGTCATAACTCAAAGGAAATACCTTAAAtgtcccaaaccaaatccctcattgcttgttggtggctcacctattcCCAGGTGTCTTGATTGAGATAATCAGGTCTAGACCtctttgtggcttccacctgccactctcagcttcaccaacgccgcctcccccactccgtcccagtgggtcacagtagcCCTAAACACCTTACACTAATActtatacattacagtaaaTATTACAACCATACTTATATATTACAGTGAGCATTACaacaacagagtccatcccctccaggggcttttcccgaTGCAtgtccagccaggagcatctgcagctaatccagcagcgatccaatgaaggatattgctgccagactgccacagagccctggcatgtccagagcttctccaaccctctcctggggtctaccctcctGGGGTCAGTCTTCTTCTGAGATtattcatcccctccaggggaactcaccatcttctgctgggactctcctggtcctcgctgcagccatctctgggactctcctggtcctcaccctctcctggggttcCTGGTCTTTGCAGCAGTCTTCTCCGgggcagccttctcctgcttcttgcagtcttcctctgcagtcatcttctgagcagccttctcctagctcttcttgcagtcttctgaCTCTTTGTCCGGCTCCACCCTTTTATGCCCCTGGTTCTCAATTTCTTACAGGTGTTaacacagctgcaactcattggggaatactgtgcccccttacaattctccctacaGGGcgggagaaaattttttatagataagataaaacaaacaaccttgagaccgagaaatgaagagccctgactccttcgtcaagcgccgggctgggaaaagagactttcgaacttttctcggggtcactctgaccagctagagatcccgacaataactgatcccacagagcccccaatgcagacttttctgcccaattacaaaatgccacccaaacccatggagaagaaggaagaagaaacatgaagaagaaacccaggatgacaccctgtgccctctatcttgctgccatccacaacacactcaatttctcaccaagtgatatACCTgcactactctctataatctatttccCACTTCTGTGGGTTCCAGTCtgtcttgaagtctgggaaactttctccatggatgagggtcagagtcagtgctcccctgggggtcagggccccccagagcagacagagaaatatcccctgtgtgccctgggtttccacagggACCCTACCCTCTCCTGGCTGGACAGCCCTTTCCAGGAACAAATTCTCCCAGTATTCAGCCTGAACCTCTCCTGCTGCAACTCCATCCCATTTTCtctcaccctgctgcttcctccctgGGGGAAGAGCGGAATCCCGGCTCAGCACAGGCTCATTCCACGCAGAAATCCTGGTTTAAGCCCATTCAAACCctggggacagtccctgcccagcccagacCCTATGCGGGACTCGAACCCGCGACCTCCAGGACTCCAGGCACGCACGAAGGCCTCTGTGGAAACTAGGCCTGcgcaaaaaaataaaaaaataaaaaaaaaccaaacaaaaaaacccacccaaaaaaaaaaaaaaaaaaaaaaaccaaaaaaccaaaacttgtGGGTTTACTGGTCAGTGACAACAATCAGGTGATCTTTTCTTGGCAGTTTTGCACACCAGTAGCAACCAGGAACTCCTCTGAGTGGGCTGGGCACTCGGGTCTGGTGGCAAAGGtaccaggcagagccaggccagaCATcacctgtgaaaaatgcatgtattttatgattggcttttgaCAAATATTacaatgaatattatatgtgttgtgttagaaagtgatgctgtattaattctcttaagtagtgtgttaaatatataagttttaggttataacaaaatgttaaaatagaaactatgctatgtaggatacttttttaaagaaaggactagcagccacaggacacctgaatctatcagagaaagagaatttattgccccattatcaggagaaacgaacttcttcctgcctcactcagctctgaagagctgtcaggattcagaggaagaagctgacactgcccaggcagaatcctgtgtttgaatggaatttatgcatcacggatgaggtgtatgaatatgcagcaggctgttgcttttaagggttaatcctctgttaacatgggtcttttttgggcttattttgcccagaaaaggcaCCCGGAccatctgtaactctttgtttctattgtctcatattgtcctaattcaatttgtccaaacttttattactctaattgtattactatttttataaccatttattcctattaaacttttaaaattttaaaaaacaagtgattggcgtttttcacatcACCTCAGCCCTGTGTCCAGGTGAGGGTGAAAAGAGCTGGACCACACGTGTGTGCGTGTGCATTAACAGCTATGACATTGATTAGTGCGTGTAGAAGGCTTTTTAGAAATGGATGTAAagcttttggaaagaaaaaacacacttCTGTAGCAAACTGTACATGATCCACAACAGCGAGCACCTCGGTGTGGATGACAGGATGAGAGACACCCCCATGCaagcactgcagaaataaatcaatGCTGATTTTCCATGTCTACGTCTGGttccacaatttttttcccaattttctctgaggcctgcaGGAACCGGCCACACCGGGACTCGAACTCGCAGCTCAGAGCGGGAGGGGTCCTCACCGCACCGCCCTGCCGGGCCTCGAACCTGTGGTCTCTCGTCTCTCTGCCGGGTCGCCCCTCGCGGTGCCGGTGGGTATTTGTGTCAGGCACGGCACGGGCAGCCCGCGCGGGTCCTGCCGGGCGCGGCTATaggcggcgggcgcggagcctcttccctctttcctcGCTCGGCAGCCGCGCGGAGAAGATGGGTGAGAACCGCtccgcgccggggccggggccggggccggggctgggagcgggCCCGGGAACGGGGCTGCGGGAtccccggcgctgcccgcggtGCTCGGCAGGCGCTGCCCGCCCGTCCGCAGCCGGCTGTGTGCGGTGCGGGCAGCGCTGCAGGCTTGAGGCCGCGTCCGCCATTACCAGCCGCGTGTCCGCCATGGGCCTCAGGCCGCGTTCCCCTCAtggctccctccctgcctcacGCCGGCCCCGTCTCACCCTGCAGGGAAGTGCCGAGGCCTCCGCACCGCTCGGAAGCTACGCAGCCACCGCCGGGACCAGAAGTGGCACGACAAGCAGTACAAGAAGGCGCACCTGGGCACGGCGCTGAAGGCCAACCCCTTCGGGGGCGCTTCCCACGCCAAGGGCATCGTGCTGGAGAAAGTGTGGGTGATCCTCCTGGTTGGAATGGGCgtcccagagcccctgggatgCTGCTTACGCGAAGGATGGGGAAAACCAGGGATTcagagtggtttttttcccaaaaatggggggggaaCAAATAAAGAACTTGGGCCagaattagtttaaaaaaaataggagggGTTAGCACAGCTTACAGCAGAATGAAAAACGTGTGGGGTTTTATCAAAAATTAGGGGAAACTGGGATTTGTGGTAAGaacttaagaaaataaatttcttcgaaaagtaagaaaaaatagggaattttaattaagaaacaGCGATTTTTTTTGCGTAGGTGATAATCAGGATTTTTTGGCacaaatggaaaggaaataatgttCATGTGTCACAGATCCTAcctatttcttccttttttttctcttcagtaatTTATAAATTTCATTGGGATGCTGCCACAGCTCTGTTTTTGAGGCAGTGTTTTTGTGATTTCAGTTCTGGGATTTctctttctgggtttttttagaattttaccGAATTAATCTGGACatcatttcagtttctgtttggCTTAGGAAGTTGTATTTTATGGATTCGGACATAAATctagataaatatattttaattattaattcagTACTTCTAAACTAGCTCACAGGTGTTGAGATACAGATACAATTTCCACTGAACACAAGGTGAAAAGGTTAATTTTGCGTTAACTAATGCCCCTCCTGGTCCCCCACACTGATTTCTTTGCTGGCTGGTTTCCTTTGCAGGGGGGTAGAGGCCAAGCAGCCCaactctgccatcaggaaatGTGTCAGGGTCCAGCTCATTAAGAACGGCAAAAAAATCACGGCTTTTGTCCCCAACGATGGCTGCCTGAACTTCATCGAGGTAATTGCCCAGCCCCCTAAAACCTTGTGAGGGAAAAGGGCGAAAATCAGATTTATTGCCTTAGCACTGATTAAATGTGGTAATGGGCtgggtttggtgggttttgatCAGCACCCTGAGCgttcccaggctgtgctggggtgggtgcagctccctcagggggCGTTTGGGGCTGGCTCTGGTGCTCACTGTCCCGTTCTGTCCCAGGAGAACGACGAGGTGCTGGTGGCCGGCTTCGGGCGCAAGGGCCACGCCGTGGGGGACATCCCTGGCGTGCGCTTCAAGGTGGTCAAGGTGGCCAACGTGTCCCTGCTGGCCCTCTACAAGGGCAAGAAGGAGAGACCCAGGTCATAAACCCTCCCCAGTCTGATAGGAACACCAATAAAATCTTGGGTTTTAAAGGAGTTCTCTGCTGCTTATTCGGGGGTTAATGCAGGAGATGGGGTGGGCACAAGAATCTTggcattaaaatgaaatttctccCTAGATCTGGCAAAGGAAAAAGCCCAAATCCTAATATTCCTTTGGGAGTACTAATCAGGAATCAAAATACCCCCTCAGGGCATCACAAACTGCAggaattttaatgcaaaattgtCAGAAAGAGCCTTTCTGACATGAAAAATCGTCACTGGAGTGCTGGGAATGGTGTTTGTGGCAGCAGTTCCAGCCTCAGGTatgagcacaggcacaggactCACTGGGATTACCTGAAGGGGTATTTGGACCCAACCCAGAGAGTTTCACCTCTGTTGAGTACAAATTAACTACTTATTTTGGGGCAAGTCTGCCCAGTTTGAAGACACCTGTTGTAGtacagcagcactgtgctctTGACTTTGGGTGTCTGAATTTTTACCTGCTTAGCCAGATAAAAAATGCATAGTTCAGCAGTTTCTTAAGGCAGTAAAAACCTCAAAATACTTGGCTGAAGTCAGAGTGAACCATTCCCTTGTTACAACTGCGTGGTGAGGGAAAGGCTCTAATTCAAACAATTCACTTATGTATATAGGAATTCATGTGAGAATTCAGCAATTTATACGCAAATAGAGAAGGAATCTAAGAATACGTTCAGAATTCCCCCGAGGTTTGAGTagtccagctcctggggcaggcagaAGGGACGGGGACTGTCCCCACTGCTGGTTCTGGATCTCCAAATTCCAGAGTGGGAACGTTCAGCGGGCGCTGTCGTGAGGCCGTGTCGCCACCAGGTGTCGCGACAGGAGCGGGGAGGGGGAGAGCTGAAACGGAAATGCTCGAGACAAGGACTTGAGTGGGTTGTGACAA is part of the Camarhynchus parvulus chromosome Z, STF_HiC, whole genome shotgun sequence genome and harbors:
- the RPS23 gene encoding 40S ribosomal protein S23 is translated as MGKCRGLRTARKLRSHRRDQKWHDKQYKKAHLGTALKANPFGGASHAKGIVLEKVGVEAKQPNSAIRKCVRVQLIKNGKKITAFVPNDGCLNFIEENDEVLVAGFGRKGHAVGDIPGVRFKVVKVANVSLLALYKGKKERPRS